A window of Amycolatopsis australiensis contains these coding sequences:
- a CDS encoding MFS transporter, whose product MTGSMPRKAALAAWIGSALEYYDFFIYGTAAALVFNKVFFPASSPATGTLLALATFGVGYLARPVGAFVLGHVGDRFGRKRVLVFTLLLMGVATFCVGCLPTYAGVGVLAPVLLVVLRLLQGLSAAGEQAGANSMSLEHAPERRRAYFTSFTLSGTQAGQILATAIFLPVAALPAGELLTWGWRVPFWCSALVVVVGFVIRRRLDETPVFERTEVAKLPVAVLFRDHWADVLRVVVAATIASVSTIFTVYALSYAVNTIGLARTPMLWVGVLANIVALAAIPLLAGLADRVGRKPVFIAGCLACGVLIFPYLWSISIGSYALLFVLGIVLFGVAYSGVNGVWPALYGEMFSARVRLSGMAIGTQIGFAVAGFAPSVVAAIGSAKQDWLGVAIFTATVCVVAAAAAATARETYRVPTARLGSKAPEASSPSTVVASAVDG is encoded by the coding sequence GTGACCGGATCGATGCCCCGCAAGGCGGCGCTGGCCGCCTGGATCGGCAGCGCGCTCGAGTACTACGACTTCTTCATCTACGGCACCGCCGCCGCGCTGGTGTTCAACAAGGTCTTCTTCCCCGCCTCCTCCCCCGCCACCGGCACCCTCCTGGCGCTGGCCACCTTCGGGGTCGGCTACCTCGCCCGGCCGGTCGGCGCGTTCGTCCTCGGGCACGTCGGCGACCGCTTCGGCCGCAAGCGGGTCCTCGTCTTCACCCTCCTGCTGATGGGCGTCGCGACCTTCTGCGTCGGCTGCCTGCCGACGTACGCCGGCGTCGGCGTCCTCGCGCCCGTCCTGCTCGTCGTCCTGCGGCTGCTGCAAGGGCTTTCCGCCGCCGGCGAGCAGGCCGGCGCCAACTCCATGTCGCTCGAACACGCCCCGGAACGGCGGCGCGCGTACTTCACCAGCTTCACCCTCAGCGGCACGCAGGCCGGGCAGATCCTGGCCACCGCGATCTTCCTCCCGGTCGCCGCCCTGCCGGCCGGCGAGCTGCTGACCTGGGGCTGGCGGGTGCCGTTCTGGTGCAGCGCGCTGGTCGTGGTGGTCGGGTTCGTCATCCGCCGCCGGCTCGACGAAACACCCGTGTTCGAACGCACCGAGGTCGCCAAGCTGCCGGTCGCCGTCCTCTTCCGCGACCACTGGGCGGACGTCCTGCGTGTCGTCGTCGCGGCGACGATCGCCTCCGTCAGCACCATCTTCACCGTCTACGCGCTCAGCTACGCGGTCAACACGATCGGCCTCGCGCGCACCCCGATGCTGTGGGTCGGCGTGCTCGCGAACATCGTCGCGCTGGCGGCGATCCCGCTGCTGGCGGGCCTGGCCGACCGGGTCGGGCGCAAGCCGGTGTTCATCGCCGGCTGCCTCGCCTGCGGCGTGCTGATCTTCCCGTACCTGTGGTCGATCTCGATCGGCTCGTACGCGCTGCTGTTCGTGCTCGGGATCGTGCTGTTCGGCGTGGCGTACTCCGGCGTCAACGGCGTCTGGCCGGCGCTGTACGGCGAGATGTTCAGTGCCCGCGTCCGGCTTTCGGGCATGGCCATCGGGACGCAGATCGGGTTCGCGGTGGCCGGTTTCGCGCCGAGCGTGGTGGCCGCGATCGGCTCGGCCAAGCAGGACTGGCTCGGCGTCGCGATCTTCACCGCGACGGTGTGCGTGGTGGCCGCGGCCGCGGCGGCGACGGCTCGCGAGACCTACCGGGTGCCGACCGCGCGCCTCGGGAGCAAGGCACCCGAGGCGTCGTCACCGTCCACTGTGGTCGCGTCCGCTGTGGACGGTTAG
- a CDS encoding (Fe-S)-binding protein has product MLVRLILGLLMTVVGLAVAGRRVAFLYRLIKAGQPDTKRSGELGRRVSAHLREVFGQRKLLKWSVPGLAHFFTFWGFVILASVYLEAYGALFDEKFAIPWIGHWAVLGFLQDFIAVAVAVSLGVFTVIRIRQAPERKQRASRFYGSHTGGAWLILAMIFNVVWTMFLFRGSSAASGNFPYHSGAYVSLGVGNLLEPLGHSATEVLETVGLLLHIGVMLVFLSIVLYSKHLHIFLAPVNVTAKRLPDALGPLLPMESGGKPIDFEDPGEDDTFGRGKIHDFTWKGMLDFATCTECGRCQSQCPAWNTGKPLSPKLVIMNLRDNMFEEAPYIIAGEEHDDGRPLVGPEADGGVIDPDVLWSCTTCGACVEQCPVDIEHVDHIVDMRRYQVMIESAFPTELGGLFKNLETKGNPWGQNNSERLAWTKDIGFDVPVFDGELAEDVEYVYWVGCAGAFDDNARKTVRATAELLHIAGVKYVVLGTEESCTGDPARRAGNEFLFQMMAQQTAETLNAVFEGREPRLRKIVTTCPHCLNTLGREYPQLDGHYEVVHHTQLLNRLVRGGQLTPVKPVEEGGPRVTYHDPCYLGRHNKVYTPPRELVGATGAQLTEMPRHADRALCCGAGGARMWMEEQIGKRINLERVDEAIATDAETIVTGCPFCRVMLTDGLVQRQSEQQAENVDVRDVAQLLLERVKAPAAAPKP; this is encoded by the coding sequence GTGCTCGTTCGTCTCATCCTCGGCCTGCTCATGACCGTCGTCGGCCTCGCCGTCGCCGGACGGCGCGTGGCCTTCCTGTACCGGCTGATCAAGGCGGGCCAGCCGGACACCAAGCGGTCGGGCGAGCTCGGCCGCCGCGTGTCCGCGCACCTGCGCGAAGTGTTCGGCCAGCGCAAGCTGCTCAAGTGGTCGGTGCCCGGCCTCGCGCACTTCTTCACGTTCTGGGGCTTCGTCATCCTCGCCTCGGTGTACCTCGAGGCGTACGGCGCCCTGTTCGACGAGAAGTTCGCCATCCCGTGGATCGGCCACTGGGCGGTGCTCGGCTTCCTGCAGGACTTCATCGCCGTGGCCGTGGCCGTCTCGCTGGGCGTGTTCACGGTGATCCGGATCCGGCAGGCGCCCGAGCGCAAGCAGCGCGCGTCGCGGTTCTACGGCTCGCACACCGGCGGCGCGTGGCTGATCCTGGCGATGATCTTCAACGTCGTCTGGACGATGTTCCTCTTCCGCGGCTCGTCGGCGGCGTCGGGCAACTTCCCGTACCACTCGGGCGCGTACGTCTCGCTCGGCGTCGGGAACCTCCTCGAGCCGCTGGGGCACTCCGCCACCGAGGTGCTCGAGACCGTCGGCCTGCTGCTGCACATCGGCGTCATGCTGGTGTTCCTGTCGATCGTGCTGTACTCCAAGCACCTGCACATCTTCCTGGCGCCGGTCAACGTCACGGCGAAGCGGCTGCCGGACGCGCTCGGCCCGCTGCTGCCGATGGAGTCCGGCGGCAAGCCGATCGACTTCGAGGACCCGGGCGAGGACGACACGTTCGGCCGCGGCAAGATCCACGACTTCACGTGGAAGGGCATGCTGGACTTCGCCACGTGCACCGAATGCGGCCGCTGCCAGTCGCAGTGCCCGGCGTGGAACACCGGCAAGCCGCTCTCGCCGAAGCTCGTCATCATGAACCTCCGCGACAACATGTTCGAGGAGGCGCCCTACATCATCGCCGGCGAGGAGCACGACGACGGCCGCCCGCTCGTCGGCCCGGAGGCCGACGGCGGTGTCATCGATCCCGACGTCCTGTGGTCCTGCACCACCTGCGGGGCGTGCGTCGAGCAGTGCCCGGTGGACATCGAGCACGTCGACCACATCGTCGACATGCGCCGCTACCAGGTGATGATCGAGTCGGCGTTCCCGACCGAGCTGGGCGGGCTGTTCAAGAACCTGGAGACCAAGGGCAACCCGTGGGGCCAGAACAACTCCGAGCGGCTGGCCTGGACGAAGGACATCGGCTTCGACGTCCCGGTGTTCGACGGCGAGCTGGCCGAAGACGTCGAATACGTCTACTGGGTCGGCTGCGCCGGCGCGTTCGACGACAACGCCCGCAAGACCGTGCGTGCCACGGCCGAGCTGCTGCACATCGCCGGAGTGAAGTACGTCGTGCTCGGCACCGAGGAGTCCTGCACCGGCGACCCGGCGCGCCGCGCGGGCAACGAGTTCCTCTTCCAGATGATGGCGCAGCAGACCGCCGAGACGCTCAACGCCGTGTTCGAAGGCCGCGAGCCGCGGCTGCGCAAGATCGTCACGACGTGCCCGCACTGCCTCAACACCCTCGGCCGCGAGTACCCGCAGCTGGACGGGCACTACGAGGTCGTGCACCACACGCAGCTGCTCAACCGCCTGGTCCGGGGCGGGCAGCTGACGCCGGTCAAGCCCGTCGAGGAGGGCGGCCCGCGCGTCACCTACCACGACCCCTGCTACCTGGGCCGCCACAACAAGGTCTACACACCGCCGCGCGAGCTGGTCGGCGCGACCGGGGCGCAGCTGACCGAGATGCCCCGCCACGCCGACCGCGCGCTCTGCTGCGGCGCCGGCGGCGCGCGGATGTGGATGGAGGAGCAGATCGGCAAGCGCATCAACCTGGAGCGCGTGGACGAGGCGATCGCGACCGACGCGGAGACGATCGTGACCGGCTGCCCGTTCTGCCGCGTGATGCTCACCGACGGCCTGGTCCAGCGCCAGAGTGAGCAGCAGGCGGAGAACGTCGACGTCCGCGACGTCGCCCAGCTGCTGCTGGAGCGGGTGAAGGCCCCGGCGGCCGCGCCGAAACCGTGA
- a CDS encoding GGDEF domain-containing protein codes for MTAPRPHGDVPPRKPSAERAARRLGTLARKWGYLISTTAYLPHTPEEIERELAVLAGALFEAVASDPPDLDEAAAAGGRLVELRCVGTDSLRRSLEILGKALLREPELRRVDGLAERVVLVLGAFSSGYGEALREDIQKRQEGLSRALLKVEQETRQKQIITRAQFEEVFAGSASGVALTELDGRVLRANAALAKTLNRTPAEIATLTLFDLVHPDEADQLRDAYRDLVAGKLHRLRVGRRLVGKDGEPMWATFAASVIRDAVGTPRQLITIVDDDTEVSLLQRRLSHQALHDVLTGLPNRQFFSTRLENLLRDADPARGSTLFHLDVDGFSQITGGLGQDLGDRVLRAVAAKLKAVFDGENALVARLGGDEFGVVVQNTADTPDVVTLVRRITHELAEPEYVDGQRGVAVSASIGVVHRPPRDITPAELLRASDLTLRRVQRAGNQWGLFDRELDRRDRHDFALAAAMAGAWENGEIEAGFRPLVSAADGSLRGAEARLRWRHPSEGVLTHETCVRLAAETGLALPLGTWLLRTAAERLAAAGAAVPLTVELTPQQAADPELVGEIREVLRATGWEPDRVRPGFPAAALLAPAGDAADNLKVLAEIGVPAEIHGLADVTCLTELPARAVRLAPELVARREHPLLTASLPALIDAVHLAGAEVGVTGVARRDDAEWWRDRGADRLSGPLFSDLPGDLPSC; via the coding sequence GCGCGCAAATGGGGTTACCTGATCAGCACCACGGCTTATCTGCCGCACACGCCCGAAGAGATCGAACGCGAGCTGGCGGTGCTCGCCGGTGCGCTGTTCGAGGCGGTCGCGAGCGACCCGCCGGACCTGGACGAGGCCGCCGCCGCGGGCGGACGGCTCGTCGAGCTGCGCTGCGTCGGCACGGACAGCCTGCGCCGCAGCCTGGAAATCCTCGGCAAGGCGCTGCTGCGCGAACCGGAGCTGCGCCGCGTCGACGGGCTCGCCGAGCGGGTCGTGCTGGTGCTCGGGGCGTTCAGCTCCGGCTACGGCGAGGCGCTGCGCGAAGACATCCAGAAGCGGCAGGAGGGCCTGAGCCGCGCGCTGCTGAAAGTCGAGCAGGAGACGCGGCAGAAGCAGATCATCACCCGGGCCCAGTTCGAGGAGGTGTTCGCCGGCTCGGCCAGCGGCGTCGCGCTCACCGAGCTGGACGGCCGGGTGCTGCGGGCCAACGCGGCGCTCGCCAAGACGCTCAACCGCACGCCCGCCGAGATCGCCACGCTGACGCTGTTCGACCTGGTTCACCCGGACGAGGCGGACCAGCTGCGGGACGCCTACCGCGACCTGGTGGCCGGCAAGCTGCACCGGCTGCGCGTCGGCCGCCGCCTGGTCGGCAAGGACGGCGAGCCGATGTGGGCGACGTTCGCCGCGTCGGTGATCCGCGACGCCGTCGGCACGCCCCGGCAGCTGATCACGATCGTCGACGACGACACCGAGGTGTCGCTGCTGCAGCGGCGGCTGTCCCACCAGGCCCTGCACGACGTGCTGACCGGCCTGCCGAACCGGCAGTTCTTCAGCACCCGCCTGGAGAACCTGCTGCGCGACGCCGACCCGGCCCGCGGCAGCACGCTGTTCCACCTCGACGTGGACGGGTTCTCGCAGATCACCGGCGGGCTCGGCCAGGACCTGGGCGACCGCGTGCTGCGCGCGGTCGCGGCGAAGCTGAAGGCGGTCTTCGACGGGGAGAACGCGCTCGTGGCGCGTCTCGGCGGCGACGAGTTCGGCGTGGTCGTGCAGAACACCGCGGACACGCCGGACGTGGTGACGCTCGTCCGCCGCATCACCCACGAGCTCGCGGAACCCGAGTACGTCGACGGGCAGCGCGGAGTGGCGGTGTCGGCGAGCATCGGCGTCGTCCACCGGCCGCCGCGCGACATCACGCCGGCGGAGCTGCTGCGCGCGTCGGACCTGACGCTGCGGCGCGTCCAGCGGGCCGGCAACCAGTGGGGCCTGTTCGACCGGGAGCTGGACCGCCGCGACCGCCACGACTTCGCCCTCGCGGCGGCGATGGCGGGAGCGTGGGAGAACGGCGAAATCGAGGCCGGCTTCCGGCCGCTGGTGTCCGCGGCCGACGGTTCCCTGCGCGGTGCCGAGGCCCGGCTGCGCTGGCGGCACCCGTCCGAAGGTGTGCTCACGCACGAAACCTGCGTGCGGCTGGCGGCGGAGACGGGGCTGGCGCTGCCGCTGGGCACCTGGCTCCTGCGCACGGCGGCCGAGCGGCTGGCCGCGGCGGGCGCCGCCGTGCCGCTGACCGTCGAGCTCACCCCGCAGCAGGCCGCCGACCCCGAGCTGGTCGGCGAGATCCGCGAGGTGCTGCGGGCCACGGGCTGGGAACCGGACCGCGTGCGGCCGGGCTTCCCGGCGGCGGCACTGCTGGCACCCGCCGGCGACGCGGCGGACAACCTCAAGGTGCTGGCGGAAATCGGCGTGCCGGCGGAGATCCACGGCCTGGCCGACGTGACGTGCCTGACCGAGCTGCCGGCCCGCGCGGTGCGCCTGGCGCCGGAGCTGGTGGCCCGCCGCGAGCACCCGTTGCTGACGGCCTCCCTGCCGGCGCTGATCGACGCGGTCCACCTGGCGGGTGCGGAGGTCGGCGTGACCGGAGTGGCGCGCCGCGACGATGCGGAATGGTGGCGCGACCGGGGTGCGGACCGGTTGTCGGGGCCGTTGTTCAGCGACCTGCCGGGTGACCTGCCTTCCTGCTGA